A stretch of Equus przewalskii isolate Varuska chromosome 11, EquPr2, whole genome shotgun sequence DNA encodes these proteins:
- the PPP2R5B gene encoding serine/threonine-protein phosphatase 2A 56 kDa regulatory subunit beta isoform isoform X1, with product METKLPPASTPTSPSSPGLSPVPPPDKVDGFSRRSLRRARPRRSHSSSQFRYQSNQQELTPLPLLKDVPASELHDLLSRKLAQCGVMFDFLDCVADLKGKEVKRAALNELVECVGSTRGVLIEPVYPDIIRMISVNIFRTLPPSENPEFDPEEDEPNLEPSWPHLQLVYEFFLRFLESPDFQPSVAKRYVDQKFVLMLLELFDSEDPREREYLKTILHRVYGKFLGLRAYIRKQCSHIFLRFIYELEHFNGVAELLEILGSIINGFALPLKTEHKQFLVRVLIPLHSVKSLSVFHAQLAYCVVQFLEKDATLTEHVIRGLLKYWPKTCTQKEVMFLGEMEEILDVIEPSQFVKIQEPLFKQVARCVSSPHFQVAERALYFWNNEYILSLIEDNCHTVLPAVFGTLYQVSKEHWNQTIVSLIYNVLKTFMEMNGKLFDELTASYKLEKQQEQQKARERQELWQGLEELRLRRLQGTQGAKEAPLQRLTPQVAASGGQS from the exons ATGGAGACAAAGCTGCCCCCTGCGAGCACCCCCACCAGCCCCTCTTCCCCGGGCCTGTCGCCTGTGCCCCCACCCGACAAGGTGGACGGCTTCTCCCGCCGTTCCCTCCGCAGGGCCCGGCCCCGGCGCTCCCATAGCTCCTCTCAGTTCCGCTATCAGAGCAACCAGCAAGAGCTCACTCCACTGCCCCTGCTCAAAG ATGTGCCGGCCTCTGAGCTGCATGATCTGCTGAGCCGGAAGCTGGCCCAGTGTGGGGTGATGTTTGACTTCTTGGACTGTGTAGCTGACCTGAAGGGGAAGGAGGTGAAGCGGGCGGCACTCAACGAgctggtggagtgtgtggggagCACCCGGGGGGTCCTCATTGAGCCTGTCTACCCAGACATCATCCGCATG ATCTCAGTGAATATCTTCCGGACCCTGCCGCCCAGTGAGAACCCTGAATTTGACCCTGAAGAGGACGAGCCCAACCTTGAGCCTTCGTGGCCACATCTGCAG ctggtATATGAGTTTTTCCTGCGTTTCTTGGAGAGCCCAGACTTCCAGCCCTCCGTGGCCAAGAGATACGTGGATCAAAAGTTTGTCCTGATG CTCCTGGAGCTATTTGATAGCGAGGACCCCCGGGAGCGTGAGTACCTCAAGACCATCCTGCACCGGGTCTATGGCAAGTTCCTGGGGCTCCGGGCGTACATCCGCAAACAGTGCAGCCACATCTTCCTCCG GTTCATCTATGAGCTCGAGCACTTCAATGGCGTGGCTGAGCTGCTGGAGATCTTAGGAAG caTCATCAATGGCTTTGCGCTGCCCCTGAAGACCGAGCACAAGCAGTTCCTGGTTCGGGTCCTGATTCCCCTGCACTCTGTCAAGTCGCTGTCTGTCTTTCACGCCCAG CTGGCGTACTGTGTGGTGCAGTTCCTGGAGAAGGACGCCACCTTGACAGAGCAC GTGATCCGGGGGCTGCTCAAATACTGGCCAAAAACCTGCACCCAGAAGGAG GTGATGTTTCTGGGGGAGATGGAAGAGATTCTTGATGTCATTGAGCCCTCCCAGTTTGTGAAGATCCAGGAGCCCCTCTTCAAGCAGGTGGCTCGCTGTGTGTCTAGCCCCCATTTCCAG GTTGCAGAGCGGGCTCTGTATTTCTGGAACAATGAGTACATCCTGAGCCTCATTGAGGACAACTGCCACACTGTGCTGCCTGCTGTGTTTGGGACCCTCTATCAGGTCTCCAAGGAGCACTGGAATCA GACCATCGTATCTCTGATCTACAATGTGCTCAAGACCTTCATGGAGATGAACGGGAAGCTGTTTGATGAGCTCACAGCCTCCTACAAGCTGGAGAAGCAGCA ggagcagcagaAGGCCCGTGAGCGTCAGGAGCTGTGGCAAGGCCTGGAGGAGCTTCGGCTACGCCGGTTACAGGGGACCCAGGGGGCCAAAGAAGCCCCCCTCCAGCGGCTTACACCTCAGGTGGCCGCCAGTGGGGGTCAGAGCTAG
- the PPP2R5B gene encoding serine/threonine-protein phosphatase 2A 56 kDa regulatory subunit beta isoform isoform X2, with protein sequence METKLPPASTPTSPSSPGLSPVPPPDKVDGFSRRSLRRARPRRSHSSSQFRYQSNQQELTPLPLLKADLKGKEVKRAALNELVECVGSTRGVLIEPVYPDIIRMISVNIFRTLPPSENPEFDPEEDEPNLEPSWPHLQLVYEFFLRFLESPDFQPSVAKRYVDQKFVLMLLELFDSEDPREREYLKTILHRVYGKFLGLRAYIRKQCSHIFLRFIYELEHFNGVAELLEILGSIINGFALPLKTEHKQFLVRVLIPLHSVKSLSVFHAQLAYCVVQFLEKDATLTEHVIRGLLKYWPKTCTQKEVMFLGEMEEILDVIEPSQFVKIQEPLFKQVARCVSSPHFQVAERALYFWNNEYILSLIEDNCHTVLPAVFGTLYQVSKEHWNQTIVSLIYNVLKTFMEMNGKLFDELTASYKLEKQQEQQKARERQELWQGLEELRLRRLQGTQGAKEAPLQRLTPQVAASGGQS encoded by the exons ATGGAGACAAAGCTGCCCCCTGCGAGCACCCCCACCAGCCCCTCTTCCCCGGGCCTGTCGCCTGTGCCCCCACCCGACAAGGTGGACGGCTTCTCCCGCCGTTCCCTCCGCAGGGCCCGGCCCCGGCGCTCCCATAGCTCCTCTCAGTTCCGCTATCAGAGCAACCAGCAAGAGCTCACTCCACTGCCCCTGCTCAAAG CTGACCTGAAGGGGAAGGAGGTGAAGCGGGCGGCACTCAACGAgctggtggagtgtgtggggagCACCCGGGGGGTCCTCATTGAGCCTGTCTACCCAGACATCATCCGCATG ATCTCAGTGAATATCTTCCGGACCCTGCCGCCCAGTGAGAACCCTGAATTTGACCCTGAAGAGGACGAGCCCAACCTTGAGCCTTCGTGGCCACATCTGCAG ctggtATATGAGTTTTTCCTGCGTTTCTTGGAGAGCCCAGACTTCCAGCCCTCCGTGGCCAAGAGATACGTGGATCAAAAGTTTGTCCTGATG CTCCTGGAGCTATTTGATAGCGAGGACCCCCGGGAGCGTGAGTACCTCAAGACCATCCTGCACCGGGTCTATGGCAAGTTCCTGGGGCTCCGGGCGTACATCCGCAAACAGTGCAGCCACATCTTCCTCCG GTTCATCTATGAGCTCGAGCACTTCAATGGCGTGGCTGAGCTGCTGGAGATCTTAGGAAG caTCATCAATGGCTTTGCGCTGCCCCTGAAGACCGAGCACAAGCAGTTCCTGGTTCGGGTCCTGATTCCCCTGCACTCTGTCAAGTCGCTGTCTGTCTTTCACGCCCAG CTGGCGTACTGTGTGGTGCAGTTCCTGGAGAAGGACGCCACCTTGACAGAGCAC GTGATCCGGGGGCTGCTCAAATACTGGCCAAAAACCTGCACCCAGAAGGAG GTGATGTTTCTGGGGGAGATGGAAGAGATTCTTGATGTCATTGAGCCCTCCCAGTTTGTGAAGATCCAGGAGCCCCTCTTCAAGCAGGTGGCTCGCTGTGTGTCTAGCCCCCATTTCCAG GTTGCAGAGCGGGCTCTGTATTTCTGGAACAATGAGTACATCCTGAGCCTCATTGAGGACAACTGCCACACTGTGCTGCCTGCTGTGTTTGGGACCCTCTATCAGGTCTCCAAGGAGCACTGGAATCA GACCATCGTATCTCTGATCTACAATGTGCTCAAGACCTTCATGGAGATGAACGGGAAGCTGTTTGATGAGCTCACAGCCTCCTACAAGCTGGAGAAGCAGCA ggagcagcagaAGGCCCGTGAGCGTCAGGAGCTGTGGCAAGGCCTGGAGGAGCTTCGGCTACGCCGGTTACAGGGGACCCAGGGGGCCAAAGAAGCCCCCCTCCAGCGGCTTACACCTCAGGTGGCCGCCAGTGGGGGTCAGAGCTAG
- the PPP2R5B gene encoding serine/threonine-protein phosphatase 2A 56 kDa regulatory subunit beta isoform isoform X3: MFDFLDCVADLKGKEVKRAALNELVECVGSTRGVLIEPVYPDIIRMISVNIFRTLPPSENPEFDPEEDEPNLEPSWPHLQLVYEFFLRFLESPDFQPSVAKRYVDQKFVLMLLELFDSEDPREREYLKTILHRVYGKFLGLRAYIRKQCSHIFLRFIYELEHFNGVAELLEILGSIINGFALPLKTEHKQFLVRVLIPLHSVKSLSVFHAQLAYCVVQFLEKDATLTEHVIRGLLKYWPKTCTQKEVMFLGEMEEILDVIEPSQFVKIQEPLFKQVARCVSSPHFQVAERALYFWNNEYILSLIEDNCHTVLPAVFGTLYQVSKEHWNQTIVSLIYNVLKTFMEMNGKLFDELTASYKLEKQQEQQKARERQELWQGLEELRLRRLQGTQGAKEAPLQRLTPQVAASGGQS, encoded by the exons ATGTTTGACTTCTTGGACTGTGTAGCTGACCTGAAGGGGAAGGAGGTGAAGCGGGCGGCACTCAACGAgctggtggagtgtgtggggagCACCCGGGGGGTCCTCATTGAGCCTGTCTACCCAGACATCATCCGCATG ATCTCAGTGAATATCTTCCGGACCCTGCCGCCCAGTGAGAACCCTGAATTTGACCCTGAAGAGGACGAGCCCAACCTTGAGCCTTCGTGGCCACATCTGCAG ctggtATATGAGTTTTTCCTGCGTTTCTTGGAGAGCCCAGACTTCCAGCCCTCCGTGGCCAAGAGATACGTGGATCAAAAGTTTGTCCTGATG CTCCTGGAGCTATTTGATAGCGAGGACCCCCGGGAGCGTGAGTACCTCAAGACCATCCTGCACCGGGTCTATGGCAAGTTCCTGGGGCTCCGGGCGTACATCCGCAAACAGTGCAGCCACATCTTCCTCCG GTTCATCTATGAGCTCGAGCACTTCAATGGCGTGGCTGAGCTGCTGGAGATCTTAGGAAG caTCATCAATGGCTTTGCGCTGCCCCTGAAGACCGAGCACAAGCAGTTCCTGGTTCGGGTCCTGATTCCCCTGCACTCTGTCAAGTCGCTGTCTGTCTTTCACGCCCAG CTGGCGTACTGTGTGGTGCAGTTCCTGGAGAAGGACGCCACCTTGACAGAGCAC GTGATCCGGGGGCTGCTCAAATACTGGCCAAAAACCTGCACCCAGAAGGAG GTGATGTTTCTGGGGGAGATGGAAGAGATTCTTGATGTCATTGAGCCCTCCCAGTTTGTGAAGATCCAGGAGCCCCTCTTCAAGCAGGTGGCTCGCTGTGTGTCTAGCCCCCATTTCCAG GTTGCAGAGCGGGCTCTGTATTTCTGGAACAATGAGTACATCCTGAGCCTCATTGAGGACAACTGCCACACTGTGCTGCCTGCTGTGTTTGGGACCCTCTATCAGGTCTCCAAGGAGCACTGGAATCA GACCATCGTATCTCTGATCTACAATGTGCTCAAGACCTTCATGGAGATGAACGGGAAGCTGTTTGATGAGCTCACAGCCTCCTACAAGCTGGAGAAGCAGCA ggagcagcagaAGGCCCGTGAGCGTCAGGAGCTGTGGCAAGGCCTGGAGGAGCTTCGGCTACGCCGGTTACAGGGGACCCAGGGGGCCAAAGAAGCCCCCCTCCAGCGGCTTACACCTCAGGTGGCCGCCAGTGGGGGTCAGAGCTAG